From Syngnathus scovelli strain Florida chromosome 14, RoL_Ssco_1.2, whole genome shotgun sequence, one genomic window encodes:
- the LOC125980719 gene encoding TOG array regulator of axonemal microtubules protein 1 isoform X2, whose amino-acid sequence MIRGIISKELYQQLLDPKNYQNRTNGVEELKRVLSDVDLKSVPSDSIEEFINFLPRLLDDSNFKVLYGTLQVLNIFIERLDTSIHKYIKQIALVAVKALGDTRTIARNEYMNTFRLMMKHVAPQQVLDLVICNLKHKNSRVREDVHNIIIAAMLTHPRKEFNIPKLCFEVAPSLADSKRNVRHAALELFAVFDSCLETGKKQPLTKAVDNVELKQDAEGLMAAVQARRARHVLPKLSPEGVVEYGLLVPKSGLHCATQASCSGDDLDWVMTGGRINSARSHRTEPDYERPYGYGSLGSLTDELPSQRRIVSAGKGKNKLPWEMLDYSVAENNHQCHSPNGKCSEQVTIEEVIPLSRKLSPETYISTFSSAEPQTPQTSKRIFPARLRRSGSLNLDPDVFKTTNFTESDSALSKGHMLSRNGSVERTLSLPSNHTIPGSFLLPSYPLAALPGGVLTPTLSHRHVDTSLSMSNTWPNKRENSPHQREPSFGGDAAVKGDLPTRCSPRPIRASLKSSSSTSSSTSSFRRVLSSSRTSLSISPVIPSGEQFYNNDPRPGARSSPQNQGLERDLQLEPVGSNTTHDTEEEEPLDVQEMLNSLRSLRNSAAKKRAKVSLSSSDTDQDSQDSAIRSPLGQEVHTSSTLTSSTSESGLSSLSPTTSSVFGIKSSGSMASPGVKPRRVPSANLRSSVSMDFSNPPGLSQRNDLSSETGVVGQRVTYSNGGLRASEEALVPSPPLVKPLLGDVKCTKGLRSNEKRNSPATDMPEGVIGRGMFGTAVSSPRSDLALSLEQGDSVAKPTADPLGGFPVISGDHRGRDNFYPDERFIRDKIQPQDLDQLEGQSSQRDKIRHRVRQMLSDSPSEKNINNKDPHMNGSTSTSCVEDLPLDRSPLSLTSSVSPHGPQSPVKCLTPPHQPSPPTMTPKPNNLFRMRRAHSLSRTRPSLSHSSDELSPVTVDQKQCVSPSPKLRPFSKPDVALMQSFDLLSSTKWEKKLEGLTVLRTLARYHADTLQGRLRDVCLFLIEEVNNLRSVVSRTAVYTLGDFYMHLEKAMDQDLDETVKALLPKVGVSQAFMRDAVDGALDNMVWHCTPTRGIHALLSGGLSHLNPLVRKCTAQHLADLVEKVGATRLLSGTKDLTERILPAVTKLSQDSSQEARYHGRRMLLSLSCHPDFEKILERTVPSKDLQPIMDTIFILKTKGLGKMPQDSQSARGRGSLRGSGTVRALSLTREPLYHNVRMSNSNYSNRSQTRSITDKNEYLKYITALLGSKDFRERIKGMDQLVVDCQHNRNVVIHNLLPVFGALKDRLQEANSKVNQSALESLQKIIPLMKHNLSQVVNILIPAIVDNHLNSKNNAIYSAAIGTIDALILNLDNSLLLQPFCTKAQFASGRAKVDLVEKVEDLLSELYPRKPQMVEQKVLPLLWHLLSTSGHSGTVHGHGGSVRAATANLCQALHTLMGPSLNECAVSQSANVHKGLNEFLRQASKR is encoded by the exons ATGATACGGGGAATAATCTCCAAGGAGTTATACCAGCAACTTCTGGACCCCAAGAATTATCAGAATCGCACAAATGGGGTGGAAGAACTCAAGCGAGTCCTCTCGGATGTGGACTTGAAATCGGTTCCTTCTGACAGTATTGAGGAGTTCATCAATTTTCTTCCCAGACTTCTGGATGACAGTAATTTTAAAGTATTGTATGGCACCTTACAAGTTCTaaacatatttattgagagGTTAGACACAAGTATTCACAAATATATCAAACAGATAGCTTTGGTGGCCGTCAAGGCATTAGGCGACACTCGTACAATCGCCAGGAATGAATACATGAACACGTTTCGTCTGATGATGAAACATGTGGCCCCGCAACAAGTTTTAGATCTTGTAATTTGTAATTTAAAACACAAGAATTCTAGAGTCCGGGAGGACGTTCATAACATCATTATTGCAGCTATGCTCACTCATCCGAGGAAAGAGTTCAACATCCCCAAGCTTTGTTTTGAAGTTGCACCATCTCTGGCAGACAGCAAAAGGAACGTCCGCCACGCTGCGCTTGAGCTGTTTGCTGTTTTTGACTCCTGCCTCGAGACAGGGAAAAAGCAGCCTCTCACCAAAGCTGTGGACAACGTTGAGCTCAAACAGGACGCTGAGGGTCTTATGGCAGCTGTGCAGGCCAGACGTGCAAGACACGTTCTCCCCAAACTTTCACCTGAGGGAGTGGTGGAGTATGGTTTGTTAGTGCCTAAATCAGGGCTGCACTGCGCCACACAGGCCAGTTGCTCAGGAGATGATCTTGACTGGGTGATGACTGGAGGACGGATTAACAGTGCAAGGAGTCATCGAACTGAACCAGACTATGAGCGACCGTATGGCTATGGCAGCTTAGGATCCCTCACTGACGagcttccctcccaaaggagaATTGTCAGCGCAGGTAAAGGGAAGAATAAACTACCATGGGAGATGTTGGACTACTCAGTGGCTGAAAATAACCATCAGTGCCACTCCCCAAATGGAAAGTGCTCCGAGCAG GTGACCATTGAAGAAGTTATTCCGCTGTCCAGAAAGTTGAGTCCAGAGACCTACATATCCACTTTTA GTTCCGCAGAACCACAGACACCCCAGACATCCAAGAGAATCTTTCCAGCTCGGCTCAGAAGAAGCGGAAGCCTCAACTTGGACCCTGACGTCTTCAAAACCACGAACTTCACTGAGTCGGATAGCG CGTTATCCAAAGGACACATGCTCTCAAGGAACGGCAGTGTTGAGCGCACACTTTCTCTCCCGTCCAACCACACCATACCGGGCTCCTTTCTGCTGCCTTCCTACCCTCTGGCTGCACTCCCAGGAGGTGTGCTCACTCCAACATTATCCCATCGCCATGTCGACACATCCCTCTCTATGTCGAATACCTGGCCCAACAAGCGGGAGAACAGCCCTCACCAGAGAGAGCCCAGCTTTGGAGGGGACGCTGCAGTCAAAG GGGACCTCCCTACCAGATGCTCTCCGAGGCCAATCCGTGCCTCCCTAAAGAGTTCTTCATCAACATCGTCGTCAACATCGTCATTCCGCCGAGTCCTGAGCAGCAGCAGGACGTCCCTCTCCATCTCACCAGTCATTCCTTCCGGAGAGCAATTTTATAACAATGACCCGAGGCCCGGTGCACGCAGCAGCCCCCAGAATCAGGGTCTAGAGAGGGACCTTCAATTAGAGCCCGTGGGCTCAAACACAACACATGATACTGAAGAGGAGGAGCCTCTGGATGTGCAGGAG ATGTTGAACTCGCTACGTTCGTTGCGCAACAGCGCTGCTAAGAAGAGGGCCAAAGTGAGCCTAAGCAGTTCAGACACGGACCAGGACAGCCAAGATTCTGCCATAAGGTCACCACTCGGTCAAGAGGTGCACACCTCTTCCACGCTTACCAgctcaaccagcgaaagtggccTTTCCAGTTTGAGTCCAACCACCTCCAGTGTCTTTGGCATCAAAAG TTCCGGAAGCATGGCCTCCCCGGGAGTGAAACCTCGCAGAGTGCCTTCTGCAAACCTGAGGTCTTCTGTGTCCATGGACTTTAGCAACCCTCCAG GACTATCTCAGAGGAATGACTTGTCATCTGAGACGGGGGTTGTTGGGCAGAGAGTCACTTACTCCAATGGAGGGCTCAGAGCCAGTGAAGAAGCATTAGTACCCTCTCCCCCATTGGTCAAACCATTGTTAGGTGATGTCAAATGTACAAAAG GACTCCGAAGCAATGAAAAGAGGAATTCGCCAGCCACAGACATGCCCGAGGGAGTCATTGGTAGAG GCATGTTTGGTACTGCAGTGTCCTCCCCTCGTTCGGATTTGGCCTTGTCACTGGAGCAGGGTGATTCAGTGGCCAAACCCACCGCAGATCCCTTAGGAGGCTTCCCGGTTATCTCCGGTGATCACCGGGGCCGTGACAACTTCTATCCAGATGAG AGGTTCATCCGAGATAAGATCCAGCCACAGGACCTGGATCAGCTTGAGGGCCAGTCCAGTCAAAGGGACAAGATTCGGCACCGGGTCAGACAGATGCTCTCTGACTCAcccagtgaaaaaaatataaataataaag ATCCACATATGAATGGTAGTACAAGCACTTCTTGTGTGGAAGACCTCCCCTTGGACAGGTCACCTTTAAGCCTCACCAGTTCGGTCAGTCCACATGGACCCCAGAGCCCTGTCAAGTGCCTGACTCCACCCCATCAACCAAGTCCCCCCACAATGACTCCCAAACCCAACAACCTTTTCCGTATGAGGAGGGCACATAGCCTCAGCAGAACGCGGCCCTCATTGTCCCACAGCTCAG ATGAGCTGTCCCCCGTTACTGTGGACCAGAAGCAATGTGTCTCTCCGTCACCAAAACTGCGTCCTTTTTCCAAACCCGACGTGGCGCTGATGCAGAGCTTCGACCTGCTGAGTTCAACAAAGTG GGAAAAGAAGCTTGAAGGTCTTACAGTTCTACGCACTCTGGCCCGGTACCACGCTGACACACTTCAAGGCAGGCTTCGGGATGTCTGCCTGTTTCTCATTGAAGAG gtgaataacctgagGTCAGTCGTGTCCAGGACTGCCGTGTATACACTGGGTGACTTTTACATGCACCTAGAGAAGGCAATGGACCAGGATCTGGATGAGACCGTTAAAGCCTTGCTGCCCAAGGTGGGAGTGAGCCAAGCTTTTATGAGGGATGCTGTTGATGGTGCATTAGACAACATGGTATGGCATTGCACTCCAACACGAGGCATTCATGCGCTACTCTCTGGAGGACTTAG TCATCTCAATCCACTTGTAAGGAAGTGCACTGCCCAACACTTGGCAGATTTGGTGGAAAAGGTCGGAGCCACTCGCCTCCTTTCTGGAACTAAGGATCTAACTGAAAGAATCTTACCTGCAGTCACCAAGCTGTCACAGGACTCCTCACAGGAAGCAAG GTACCATGGCCGCCGAATGCTGCTGTCCCTGTCGTGCCACCCAGACTTTGAGAAGATCCTGGAAAGAACGGTCCCCTCCAAAGACCTGCAACCTATCATGGACACCATCTTCATTCTCAAGACCAAG GGGCTCGGCAAGATGCCTCAGGACAGCCAGTCAGCCAGGGGCCGAGGCTCCCTCCGAGGCAGCGGTACGGTCCGAGCCTTGTCTCTCACCAGAGAGCCACTCTACCACAACGTCAG AATGTCCAACAGTAATTACAGCAACAGATCTCAGACGCGGAGTATAACGGACAAGAATGAATACCTCAAGTACATAACAGCCCTGCTGGGCTCCAAGGACTTCCGAGAGAGAATCAAGGGAATGGACCAGCTCGTGGTTGACTGCCAGCACAACCGCAACGTTGTCATCCATAATCTGCTCCCG gtttttggtgcgctCAAAGACAGGCTCCAGGAAGCCAACAGCAAGGTCAACCAGTCCGCTCTTGAGTCGCTGCAGAAAATCATTCCCTTGATGAAACATAACTTGTCTCAAGTGGTGAACATTCTCATCCCGGCCATTGTGGACAATCACCTTAACTCTAAAAACAACGCCATCTACTCTGCTGCTATTGGAACCATTGATGCACTTATCTTGAACCTTG ATAACAGTCTCCTTCTTCAGCCTTTCTGCACTAAGGCTCAGTTTGCAAGTGGCAGAGCCAAGGTGGATCTTGTTGAGAAGGTTGAAG ATCTTCTGAGCGAGCTGTACCCTCGCAAGCCCCAAATGGTGGAGCAGAAAGTGTTGCCCTTGCTGTGGCACCTTCTCAGCACATCAGGCCACAGCGGCACCGTTCACGGGCACGGCGGCAGCGTGCGCGCCGCCACCGCCAACCTGTGCCAAGCTCTTCACACCCTAATGGGGCCCAGCCTGAACGAATGCGCCGTATCCCAGTCGGCCAACGTCCACAAAGGTTTAAACGAGTTTCTGAGGCAAGCATCCAAAAGATAA